Within Marinomonas mediterranea MMB-1, the genomic segment ACCATTTTGGTTTTGCCTTTCTTACTGAGTCGCTCTTTCAGTCCTTTAAGGGCTGGATTATATTTTAGTGCCACCATTGCTGGAAGAAAAAGCGATTTTCGTAAATGTGCTGAACCTATCTTTGACATCGGCCCCCGACCTTTTATTGAGGTTCCCGATTGGTACTCACGAGGTGCAACCCCGCAAAATGAGGCTAACTTCTTAGCACTGGCAAACTTGTGAATAGCCGAAAAATAAGATAACACCGTTGCCATTGTCTTCGCACCAATGCCTGGAATTGAGAGCAAGAGTTTTTTCTTTCTCTTCAAATCTGGATCAAGATTAATATGGTCTTCAATCTCGCCACGTATGTTGTTGATGCGTTGTTCTAGCTCTTTAATATGCTGGTGAATATCGCCTTGCACAACCTCATCAGAGACGTCGAGTCGATTTACTTCTTGTTGCCTCATATCAATCAGCATATCGAGCCGTCTAACCATCGCTTTTAGCTGCCGAGTACTAAGGGGTTCCGGCTGCCAAAGATCAGGTAAAAGTGATTCACAGAACCGAGCGATGAGCGCAGCGTCTTGTTTATCATTCTTTATACGCAGCAGCTCACTTTGCGCAAAACCTTTTATTCGAGTTGGATTGACGACGCTAACCTTATGGTTTTGATCATACAAGTACTCAGCTAACGCATTTCCATAAACATTGGTGGCTTCCATGCAAGCATGTGTCTGTTCGACATCAAGCTGGTTTAGCCAATGAGTAAGTTTTTGGAAGCCTTCACGGTTATTTGTGAACGCTTTATGTTTCCATTTTCCAGAAGGTAAATGGAGCGCTACATCAAATTTCTTTTTTGAAATATCGATGCCGAGAGTGGAGGTGATGGATTGATTCATGTTTTACTAACCTTGTGAATACAGGCTTTGAATGCCTAAGATACCGTCCAGTAAGAAACAAGAAGGTGAGGGAATAATCTGACCCACAGGTTGAATCACCCAAGATGAAAACATCCTCACTCACCCAGCTACATTACGCTTGTACAAACATAATGTAGCTGTTGATCAAGATACAAGATGAAAAAATCTCTACTTTTTTCATCTGACCCTAATTCTCCTATTCTGTCTATAGAGCAGATTTTGCATCCCTGTATATTTCATTCACTGGTATGATCCGCATACAGCCTTTATACAACAAAACCAGCAAAAGTATTGGCATGATAAGCAAATCAAAGACGTTAAGTGCGATGCTGGTAAAAACGTGTTTGGATACGGTCGATACTTTGTGGGTAATGTGTTTTCTCGTCATGGATTTAAGATAATGCAGACTGTCTTCAGCATGTTCTTTAAAATCTGTGTGCTGTTTATGTGAAACTAATTCATTGTGCGTATTCTGTAACACGTTAGACAGGTTTTGCCTTTTCTCTTGTGTGAGTTCTTGGCTTACCAGTGAGGAAAGATGAATGCTGTACGGTAACGCAATGTGCGCCAATAAGAACATGGCAACCGCCACTTTTCCGACATGATACAAGGTTGAAGAAATGCTCTGCGACCGTAAAAGCAATTTTGCAACGTAATATAAAATGCTCGTTAACAGCACGAGCTTAAATAACAAAGGGCTTACCCAATACGAAAGGTCATTCAATAACGCCAGTATTTCGAGCGCCGCGAGTGAAGCAAGTTGAACACCGATGCCCTGCTCCAGCAAAGAAGCGAAGCTCTGTAATACATTACCAATATCGACATTAAAAGACGCAAAGAAAGACACCCCAACCGTCGAGCTACTCGCAATCTCAGTAACCGCTAAAAGCTCGGTAAAGTTCAGAATATCGGTATTCGCCACGGCTCGAACGGAACTCAAATAACTCTGATTATGAAGATAAAGCGACGACATCTTGAACCAATCTGCAAGAAAGACGAGCTGATTGAATTGCAACAACAATAGAAATGCAACCAAGGCGACTAGCTTGAGTAACGTGAATTTGTTTTGTCCAACGTACCGATGCATAGACTGAGAAAATTCTGTTTTAGACACGTATCCGTCCCTCTGCTCGTATTATTTTGTACTCTCGTGTACTTGTTCGCTCTGGATATTATTTGGCACAGCGGATGTCGTCCAAGCCATTGTCACCACGCGTTACCACATCCAGATCAACCGGCCCCGTAATCCCCTTCACTGAACCTCGGTCACTGTATTGCCACAAGGTTAAATTCTTCACGTTTTTTGGCGCATCCATCTTCTTTGCGTAGTCAGCCAACCAAAATACATGATGATCAAAACTTGGCCCAATATCGAGATCCCAGAAACTACGATACGAATAAATCATAGGCAAACAGCCTGTTGCCGCTTCCACTTTATCGGAAAAGACTTTTAGCCTTTTCTTAATCTCTTCTGGGTCTTGATGTTCGGTGACTTCGACGTCCACCATTGGCAACAAATGAGGGGAATATTCAGACACTTGACGAAGGTAGTTTTCGGCTTGCTTCTCTGGATCATCTTCCGCTTCAAAGAAGTGATACGCGCCATACAACAGCGTATCTTGCTTAGCGAGAGCCGTCATATGACGATGGAACATAGGGTCGGTATAAGTCATACCATCCGTCGCCTTTAAATACACAAAGGCCACATCCGTTTCTAAGACTTTTGTCCAATCAATAACACCCTGATCGTAAGAAACATCGATGCCGTGTACCTTGTGGGATGAATCACCACCATGCTTAATGTACTGCGCGGCAAGAGGCTGTTCTTTTAAAGACTGTTTTGTTGCGGATACGTGCTCGCCCGACGGCGTAGCAAAATCAAACATCGGCCGCCATACAATAAACGCCATTAAAATGACGAACGGCAAGTACTCTATATACTTATCGAATTGCTCTTTCATAAAGCGTTTCATCCTTAAAAGAGTGTTTCAGCCCATTCTAAGATAGTTAGATTAAAAGAATTAGGGTCAGATGAAAATAGATCTCTGCTTTTTTCATCTTGTATCTTGATCAACAGCTACATTATGTTTGTACAAGCGTAATGTAGCTGGGTGAGTGAGGATGTTTTCATCTTGGGTGATTCAACCTGTGGGTCAGATTATTCCCTCACCTTCTTGTTTCTTACTGGACGGTATCTTAGGCATTCAAAGCCTGTATTCACAAGGTTAGTAAAACATGAATCAATCCATCACCTCCACTCTCGGCATCGATATTTCAAAAAAGAAATTTGATGTAGCGCTCCATTTACCTTCTGGAAAATGGAAACATAAAGCGTTCACAAATAACCGTGAAGGCTTCCAAAAACTTACTCATTGGCTAAACCAGCTTGATGTCGAACAGACACATGCTTGCATGGAAGCCACCAATGTTTATGGAAATGCGTTAGCTGAGTACTTGTATGATCAAAACCATAAGGTTAGCGTCGTCAATCCAACTCGAATAAAAGGTTTTGCGCAAAGTGAGCTGCTGCGTATAAAGAATGATAAACAAGACGCTGCGCTCATCGCTCGGTTCTGTGAATCACTTTTACCTGATCTTTGGCAGCCGGAACCCCTTAGTACTCGGCAGCTAAAAGCGATGGTTAGACGGCTCGATATGCTGATTGATATGAGGCAACAAGAAGTAAATCGACTCGACGTCTCTGATGAGGTTGTGCAAGGCGATATTCACCAGCATATTAAAGAGCTAGAACAACGCATCAACAACATACGTGGCGAGATTGAAGACCATATTAATCTTGATCCAGATTTGAAGAGAAAGAAAAAACTCTTGCTCTCAATTCCAGGCATTGGTGCGAAGACAATGGCAACGGTGTTATCTTATTTTTCGGCTATTCACAAGTTTGCCAGTGCTAAGAAGTTAGCCTCATTTTGCGGGGTTGCACCTCGTGAGTACCAATCGGGAACCTCAATAAAAGGTCGGGGGCCGATGTCAAAGATAGGTTCAGCACATGTACGAAAATCGCTTTTTCTTCCAGCAATGGTGGCACTAAAATATAATCCAGCCCTTAAAGGACTGAAAGAGCGACTCAGTAAGAAAGGCAAAACCAAAATGGTGATCATCGGCGCAGCGATGCGTAAGCTAATTCATATCATCTATGGCGTACTTAAAAGCAATGAACCTTTTGACAAAAATAAAGTGTTCAATGCTTGAAATTCAAGACGGTATCTGACCCTAATTCTTTTAATTCTTGAACCGCATTAAAGGTAATATCTTGAATCGCTTCTTCGTTTTGTTAATTGGCATATTTTTCTTTTTAACTGCTTCGTTTGCTAACGCAGGGAATGATTATATTTGCGCTCAGTCTGATAATTTGTTTTGCGGGAAAAACACTACGTTTAGCCCGCTTGGTAAAGTAGCCGGTGCTTTTCAGGTTTATAACTATTCATTTGTTTTTGGTAGCGCTCAGCGTATGAGTAAACGGGTTATCTTTTTAGATTTGTCAGGCAAGCTCATAGGCATTTATGCAGTCCCTGAAGCTGCTACAGCAATTCAAGGTAGCTGTGTCATTTTCCCTTTCGAAGCCAGAACAGGCAATTCAATTTGTTTTAAACAAGGTGAGCTTCCACAAGTAACATGGTTAGATGGTGAACATTTTGAGTTATACCAGTAAGCAAATCTGGTGGCTTTTTTAGGTTTTCCCCTCACGATTGTGTGCAGACTCCGCTATTAGACAATCTTGAACTTCTCAGCGAGCGGGGCGAGGGCTTCGATGTCTTCTTCATTCATGCCGTCGTCGGTGATGATTTCATGAAATGCGTCTAGATCGTCCACTTTGAAGAGGGAGAAGGCGTTATATTTGCCACTGTCGGCCACTAATATGCTTTTTTCTGAGCAGTTGATCATGTCGACTTTGAGCGCTTTTTTTGCTTCGGTCGGTGTGGATACGCCGTGTTTCATGCTCCAAAAATTACAACTTATAAACGCCAAGTCAGTGTAGATGGAGTTGAGTAACTGTCTTGCGTGTTCGCCGACACAGCTCTGGCTAGAGCTGTCAATCTCGCCGCCAAGCGTGGTGACTTGGATTTGTTTAAATTGACTTAAAAACAAAGCGATTCTGAGATCGGGCGTGATCACTCTTAATGGAATGTGCGAGATGTTTTTAGCAATCTCCATCGTGGTGGTGCCCGCATCAAGGATGATGGTTTTGCCTGCGGTCACGCACTCTGCAGCCGCTTTTGCGATTCTTTGTTTCTCTTCGGTATATAGGGTGTTCTTTTCTTGTACCGTGAGTTGCTTGGCGACGAAGTTATTGAGTGTTACCCCTCCGTGGGTTCTTCTTACAGCGCCTTGCTGTTCAAGGTCTATTAAATCTCTTCGAATGGTGGCAGGCGAAACATCGATTTTGTTAACCAGCTCATCGACCGTCGCTAAGCTAGTATCTTTGAGGTAATCAACAATTTCTTTGTACCGGTGCTGTTTTTTCAAAGCTAAGACCTTTATTTAAAACGAAAAGACTATTTTACCCAAAAAAGGGTGAGTTCAGGAAATATTGTAATGATAAGCAAGCAACAGAGCAAAGTGCCCAAAGGTACGAGCGTCGACAATATGACCTTTTCAACTGCTATATCGGCAACTTGGCTTGCTGCAAAGAGCGTGACACCAAGCGGTGGCGTGAACATTCCGATGGCCAAGTTTACGACCATAACGATACCAAAGTGCACGGGATCGATACCAAACATAATGGCGATTGGTGTGAGGATCGGCGCGAGCAATAAAATTGAAGCGGATGTTTCGACAAACATGCCAACTAAAAGAAGCAATAAGTTAACCGCCATTAGAAACTGCAATTTGGTGGTGAACGTGTCACTGGCGTAGGCGGATAAGGTTTGTGGTAAGTCAGAGCGACTGACTAAAAAGCTCAGCAAAGAGGCAGCGGCAATGATCAACATAACCGAAGTAGTCGAGATCACAGAGCCTTTAAGGATTTTGGGTATGTCCTTGAAGGTGATTTCTTTATAAACGAATACGCCTAAGAAAAGACCATAAATAACGGCGATGGCAGAAGCCTCGGTCGGTGTGAAGATACCGCCGTAGATTCCACCGAGTATCAATGTGGGCATGAGCAGCGCGAGTATCGCGTCTTTTGATGAGGTCAGGAGGTTTTGTCGATCAACCGAATCGTGTTTGCCCTGACCGGTTACTAGGCACCAAATAACGACCATGGCGATAAGTGCTGCGCCCATCAATAACCCTGGACCAATGGCTGCAAGAAACAGTTTACCTATTGATGTGTTGGTACTGATCCCGTACATGATTAACGGAACAGAAGGGGGGATGATGATCCCAAGGTTTGCTGACGAGGCTTGTATCGCCGTTGCCATGGGTTTGGGGTAACCGTGGCGAATCATAGCGGGTAACAGAATGGCACCGACCGCGTAGGTTGTTGCGACACTGGAGCCGGACACCGCAGCGAAGATCATACTGGTAATGACACATGCCATCGCCAAGCCGCCCTGTATGTTACCCACCAGAGATTTTGCAAAAGTGACGAGGCGCTTTGACACACCGCCTTGTCCCATTATGTTTCCCGCAAGAATGAACAGCGGTACGGCCATTAATGGGAAGCTGTCTAACCCTGAGAACATGCGTTGTGGAATGATGATCAAGGGAAGGTTGCTAAAAAAGTACAGGCCGATGGCGCAAGCAAGTACGATCGCTACCGCGATCGGAACAGACAAGGCAATAAATGAAAACAGGAGAGTAACAATAGCGGTTGGCATGGTTATACCTCTGCGGTAGGGGTGGCGGTAACGGAAGGTGTTTCTGGTTCACTTTGTTCTACATTAACCAGATGCCATTCTAATACCGAAGGTAGCGCTAAAATGGCTCCGATTGGGATGCTGACATACATCCAAAAGGCAGAAATATTGAGCATCGCGACATTTTGACTTTTAACCCTTATTGCGATCTCCCAGCCATACCAAATCAATATTAAAAGAAAGCCAACCACCAGTGCGGTAACAATTCGAAGCGCCCAAGTGTTCAGCCGTCCCGGTAGAATATCAGCAAAAAAATTAATGGTGATCATGCTGCCGCGACTAAAGACACAACCCATTGAGATGAACACCATCCATACCATCATCATTCTTGCGGTAATTTCAGACCAAGTAGAAGGGGAGTCAAACACGAAGCGAGTAACGACTTGAAAGAACACGAGTAAAGCAATTAAAGCAATCAGCAAAGCAGAGGTGTTGACTGCGACGCTTGTTACAAGGCGACTGAATTTAATAATAAATTTTGTCACGTTAGTATCCTCTTAAAAAAAGGCTAACGGCAGATGCAGTTAGCCTCGTTTTGATTAATTCATTGCTTCAATGTCAGCCAGCTGTTGGGTGAACCCCATGTCGCTTGCCAGTTTCTTTCTGATCGGTGCGGTTGCTTCGATAAAGGGCTCGATATCAACAGTGTGAATGGTCATGCCTTGCTTTGTCAGCTCGGTCATCGCTTCTGCTTCAAGTTTCGCGCGTGATTCACGCATGGCTTTAGCTGCGACGTTTGCCGATTCTTGCACCCACTGTTGTTCTTGTTGAGACAGTCCATCCCAATAAGATTGAGACATTGCGATGACGGCAGGGCTGTAAAAATGCTGCGTCATGGACGCTTGTTTTTGTACTTCATACAGCTTTGATGTCACCGCTAAGTTAATCGGGTTTTCTTGACCGTCGATCGTACCTTGTTGTAACGCAGTAAACACTTCAGTCCACGACATTGGCACGGGTGCTGAACCAAGGCTTTTAAATGTCGCAAGGTGAACTTTGTTTTCCATGGTACGTATTTTATTGCCGTCCATGTCTGACGGTTTTAAGATGGCTGGGCCATTGTACGTTAGCTGACGGAAACCGTTTTCACCCCAAGCTAACCCTTTAATCCCATGGTTGGATAAGCCCTTAAGCATATTTTGACCAATACTGCTGTCTAATACTTTATGGGCGTGATCATAGCTTTTGAAAATGTACGGGAAATCGAACAAATACACGTCTTTGTCAAAGTTTCCTAGTGGCCCGGTCGATGAAATCGTCATGGCAGTGATGCCAAGTTGCAGGCTTTCTATGACTTCTCGTTCGCCGCCCAATGCACCCGCTGGCTTCAAATCAACCTTAAATTCGTGATTACTTCGTTTATCAAGCTCAGATTGAAAGGCTTTTGCTGCCGCGCCGTATTGAGAATCCATCGTTTGTGTAAAGGCAATGTTTAAACTCTTAGCTTCAACCGCCAATGGCGATAGGACAACAGCGCTTAAAGCAATGCATTTAAAGACGTTAGATTTAATCGTTTTCATGGATTTATCCTCTTTGTTATTTTTGTTTGGGCTTAAATTTATAAAACGTATTACGTGATTAACTGAATGCTGTGGGCCAATTCGTCCTTGTTAAACACCTTCTTCCAGTCAGGGTAAAGCAGCTTGCCAAGGCCATTATCGATGGCTTTATTGCAGGCATCTGAAAACTGTCCTTCGATTTCGTCGAAGATGACTGCCGACAAGATATTCATGTGACCGAGCAAGAAATCACGGGCACAATCATAAGGCACGCCTTCTGCAACGACTTCATCCATTGCTTGGCGCATCGCGGTGAGTAAGGTCGCGCATACGGTTTCAGACAGGCCAGGTTCTAGCATGGCCATTTGATGCAGCGTTACTCGGTATGAGTTTTTGATTGGCGCATAAATGGTTCTGGCAATGTCTTCGCCAAGATCCCATGCGCTGTTTGGGCCTTGTAACAAGGTTGATACCACACTTTGTTTGGCGTGCAGTCCGCCAAAGTGATCGTTTAAGGCATCGTTGTTCAGCTCTTTGTTGAAGATCACGGGGTGGCACGGATGAGTGACGAAATAGGTTAGATCTTCGCGCTTTGGTAGATGCCCAGCAAATGGCGCGGCAGCATCGAGCACAACAACCATGGTGCCTGCTTTTAAATGCTCGCATACTTGTGTGCCGATTTTTCCAATTAAGGTATCGGGAACCGCGAGAATCACCACATCCGAGTTTTCCAATGCAGCGGTTTGATCATCAGGTGATATTGCCTCTACGCCCAGCTGTTCTTTTAGGTTCTGGCGACCTACTTCGCTGATTTCCACGTGGTTAACTTGGTAATCTGATGACAGTAAGTTTTTAGAAAGGCGCATGCCCATTTTTCCGCCTGCGCCAATTAAAGATATTGTTGTCATAACGTCTCCTTTATTTATTTTTTTGGCTAAAGTCTTTATTTATTCTTTTGGCTAAAGAACGTGATCGCTTGCGCTAATTCTGGATGCGTTAACGCATATTGTTCTAAAGATTGATCTTTTAAGCTGGCATCCCATGCTTGTCGAATGGCTTTCACTCCACCAACAGCACCCATCGGATGACCGTGTATACCGCCACCGCCTAAATACATAAGGTCAGTTGATTGGCCTGTGCAACGATAGGTTTCAGGCACTTGCCCGCCCCATTGTCCTGAACAAAATACAGGCAAGGTTGGTGTTAATTCTCCAAGAGGGGAAACAGTGGAGCGAAAGGCTTCTATGACGGAATCGTTGTCTTGCCAGTATTTTCCATCAATGCCATTGATTTGCAGATGATCTATGCCAAGTAATCGCCATACTTTCTGCCAGACATGAAAAGATATGCCCCAGTCGCTTCGCTCGTTAAACGCTAAGCCATTGGTATGAGCATGCAAAATAACTTCGCTGTATTTGTTAAGCGTATCCAGTCCGCATATACCAATTTGATTAACATTGATTACGGCGGCGTCTCCGCCTTGTTTCACCAGATATTCGTGATTACGCTCAATTTCGCCAAGGTCTGAGTGGCAGATGTTAAAGGCGTAGATGACCTTTTTTCCGAGCTTTTGTTGCCACTTATCGATTATGGGGAGAATACTGTCAATGCGATTTTTGACATGGGAATACGGCGGGCTTTGTAGCTTTTCATCGTCTTTGATGAAATCGATATTGGCGCTCACCAATTGTTCGACCAGATCGGCACTGTCCGAAGGAGTAATCCCGATGTTTGGTTTTAGAATGCCACCAATAATAGGGCCAGAAGTTAAGCCGAGTTTGTTGAGTGTTCCGGCAATACCGAACTTAGGGCCTTTAAAATGCTCAATAAAACTGGGGCTAAAGCTGATGTCTTCAATGGTGAGCGTTTTAATGATCTTGATCGACGAGACTCCGCCACAGGCAATCGTAAAAATAGCCGATAAATCATACCCACAAAGGTCTTCAGGAAACGCGATACGAATAAGCCCGGAATACTCTTGGTGAATGATGTCGAAGCCTTCATCAATTGATCGTATTTCAGCCGTAAAGCAATGAGTGCCAGAATCCGACAGCTCTGGGATTTTGGTAAAGGTGCCTGTTGTTTGGTCGTTGCAAATTTTCTCGGCAACGAGTAACAGTGGACGATGACTGGTGACGCGATAGGTAACGACAAACTTATCCATGTTGCTGTTTCCCCGTTAATAACCCGCAAAAGAACCCTTTATCGCCCATTTGTCCACCTTTTAAGGCGACTTCAATGCCGTCTATATCTGGGTTGCTCGAATGCCCTTTGCACAGAGGAACGCCCGGACAGTAGGGTGCAATAAAGGTCATTGCATCGAGCCCTAAGCTTTGAATGCAATAGCCTGAAGTATCGCCACCGGCGACGGCTAATCGCTTCACTCTGCCTGTTTGGAATACCTTCAATGCTAATTCGCCCAAGAACTCGCCGAGTAAGCGATCAAACTGTTCAGGCTTAGCGCTGGTGGGCTGCTGATCGTTGAGAGAGCCGTCTAAAGAAGCGCTTTGTTGAGATTCTTCAAGCGATGAATACACAATCGGTGATTGATTATTTGCAATCAGATTTAAGCAATGTAACGTCACTTCTTCTAAGTAAGTTTGCCGTTGAATTGGGCAGCATGCTTGCTCAAGATCTAATGGAATGGCATAAAAACCAAATTCAACCGCCTCTCTTATTTGCGTAGAGGTTGTGGAAGAACAGCTACCAGACAGCGCCAAAATGGTGTTTGCTTTTTCTACCTGCTTCGTTTGGCTGATGGGCTGATGGTAATACAACGCATCTTCAAACCCTGAAGACGACACCGTGAAGTGAAGGCCTTCTTGACTGAAGGTGTTGATCAACTCGCCCACATACGCATGGGAATCCTCATCATAGGAATCAAAAACGACGACTTTTTTCTCGTCTATGTGGCGTTGCAGAGTGGGTTTGGCCAAATCGGTATGGTATTGCGTTAATGGCATGGAAACGCAATCAAGTTTGTCCAAGGTGTTTATATGTTTGATCAGATTTGCTTCGGTCATGGGCGTAGCAGGATGACAACCCATAACAGGGTGTTCATCAATTCGGTAACTGGTGCCTTTAAAGTCTGCGAATAAGTTGCCAAAGCAGACGTAACGTTTGATTTTAGGCGTACCGACGATCACCGAAGTCCAGCTAGGCGAGAGTATTTCAATACCGATTTTTGCGGCTTTAGACAGGTTGCCTTTTTGTGGGCTGGAATCAAAAGTCGAACAAACCTTGTAATGAACATACTTAGGCTGTACGGATCTTAAAAACTGAAAAATCTCAGGCAATTCAGCAGACATCCATTCAGGGCTTTTACTTCGGCTTATTCCTGCAAGGCCAATGCAATCGTAGTCATCAAAGTGGCTTAATTCGTCAGAAGTTGGAATGCGTAGCCATAACACTGTTTTTTTGCCGCGCAAGCTGAGGCTCTCAAGCACATCGGTAGACCCGGTGAAATCATCGCCATAAAACGCTAGCTCTTTCATTTTGGTCACAACTCTCATCCTTATTCTTATTTTTTGTGCAGTACTTTGTGTTCTTTATTGCTTCAAAGAGACATTCGATATGAATCAAAATAATCAAAAGATTACAAATAATCAAATATATTTTTAAAAATATTGAAAAAATGATCGAAATGATTTTATATAATCAAATGTTCGGTGATTTCTTCATTTAGTTGATCTGTTTTTGATTTGGATCTCTGGTGAACGTTTTTTATCCATGATAAAGGGAGCGGAAAGCCGCTCTAAAGGAATAACAAACATGCACACGCCTAAAACCTTCTGGATTGGCACCAGCTGGAAAATGAATAAGACTTCCGCTGAAGCGTTGGATTTTTCGACAGCGCTGCTTGATAGTCCGAGTGACGATCGCATTCAGCGTTTTGTCATTCCTCCGTTTCCTTATATCCATTTAGTAAAAAGCCAGCTTAGCCAGAGTTCGGTGAAAGTCGGCGCTCAAAATATGCATTGGGAATCCAGCGGTGCGTGGACGGGCGAAGTC encodes:
- a CDS encoding four-carbon acid sugar kinase family protein; the encoded protein is MKELAFYGDDFTGSTDVLESLSLRGKKTVLWLRIPTSDELSHFDDYDCIGLAGISRSKSPEWMSAELPEIFQFLRSVQPKYVHYKVCSTFDSSPQKGNLSKAAKIGIEILSPSWTSVIVGTPKIKRYVCFGNLFADFKGTSYRIDEHPVMGCHPATPMTEANLIKHINTLDKLDCVSMPLTQYHTDLAKPTLQRHIDEKKVVVFDSYDEDSHAYVGELINTFSQEGLHFTVSSSGFEDALYYHQPISQTKQVEKANTILALSGSCSSTTSTQIREAVEFGFYAIPLDLEQACCPIQRQTYLEEVTLHCLNLIANNQSPIVYSSLEESQQSASLDGSLNDQQPTSAKPEQFDRLLGEFLGELALKVFQTGRVKRLAVAGGDTSGYCIQSLGLDAMTFIAPYCPGVPLCKGHSSNPDIDGIEVALKGGQMGDKGFFCGLLTGKQQHG